The Glycine soja cultivar W05 chromosome 4, ASM419377v2, whole genome shotgun sequence genomic sequence ATCCAAATTGTCCTGGAAGTAACTTCTCTGGTGGAACAATTGGAGACAATCAGTCTCACAAATAATGCTGAAGAACAGCAGATCCTTTGCAAGTTGTAGAGCCCATCCGAGACCCAGTTTCTACTAATTTCGGCAAGAAAGCTTGTGATAATTTGTGAGTGGCTAAAAAGGAAGTTTCTGCAAAAACATTTCCATCATGGTCCCTAAAAAAGTTGTAAAGAGAGTGTTTTTAGGAACTATCTGATAGAAGTGTTTTTACGTTTtaagattttttctttcaatgaaAACGTTTTTAGAAGTTTTTCTTtaacactttttcttttttaatttatcattttttttcatatttttttcaaaattaaatttaaatgtttttaaaattatcaataatctCAGAAAAATGTActgcaatataaattatttatcataaatctaaaatataatttacatgctagaaatgttttttattataaaattaatttataatataatttatatattaaaaagtatttaattattataaattttaattgtataaaataaatatttattttgttgaaataTAAGTGAGGTTAAGTCACACATATgagaattatataaataaagaaaaaatttataaacataaaCATTAATGTTTTAGATTAAAGAgtgatatcaaatttatttatgtgaTTGTTGTAAATCTGTTCCGTTCTAGTTTCCCAACAAGTCTATTTAatagataacaaaaaaataaactcaaGCATCAAAAGAAATCGACAAAGGCTTTTAGTTTTGGAAGTTTTCCTCGTATATGCTGCACATAGCTAAGTAACTAAACATCTCTTCCAAGTTCTCCAACATGAGAAATTTTAACTTGcccacaaatttttttttgtcataatcctcctataatacttattttccagcagtttaatctttttatttcaaCGATATAGacttaaactaataataattagtagCTCTCTAATTTATGTAGATTTTAATATttccttaaaataaaatcttagctCAAAAAGTAAGCATTTAAGCCACTAAtttcaaatactaaaataaaattaaaaaaattatgagactTGCTTGCTTCAATAACGAAGCTTAGTTATATAATTACCTTTTCATCAATGAAATGACACCAGTAGGGATGGGAATAGATCAGGTCAGGTCAAGCTTTAAAAGGTCTGAGCCTAGTCTACGATTAATTTTTGAGGTCTGAGCCTGGCCTGTAGcctatcaaaggcttttattttggctcggcctgacttttttaaaagcctagccTGGCCTGGTAGCCTAtttaaaagcctatttaaaaatcttcttcacattaaatctttaatatttctagttgtttttaccaaaaaaaaaaaataacacaccttctataataggctaaacaaggccttaatatataatttgccttaatttttaatctaacgTTAATTTAGTTGGTAgtcctaaaaatatattaataatataaacagaaatcaccaaatgatataaaataatctaaaacaaaagaaaatctcaTACTTGAGGTAATATCATCCAAGTCTATCAAaccaacatattaattattacaacaaaaaaataaagcctACATCTCCATTCTATTTGAACAGAACCGGTGCATAAAATATCtaccaataaaattaatagtaacgTCATTTCATCATTAGCTCCTCCATATTCACTataagataagatatgataggatatgatTGATTTTTGTATATGAACGTAATAGGATATgataagatatgatttttgtataggaacataataggatatgataagatatgatttttgtataggaacataggatatgataggatataatttttatttgctcTAAAATATAGTAacgtaataaaagaaaaaggaaacctaataggaatagaaaaaagaattattaacagaaataagaaaactaataaaaataatgagaaatataaagaaactcataccttgtaattaaaattttacttaattataggaatgaaatctgttagtttttttaaaaaataatattaattgtacccaaaaaataatatatatatatatatatatatgccggtctatcaggcttataagactttttaataagcctaagcctggtctatttaatttaataggcttttaaaaaagcctgagcctaaccttttaattaaataggctaGACCAGTCCAGGCTTTATGTAGGTGAAGTCGTAGACCCCTGTAGGCCAGCctagcctattcccacccctagaCACCACAAACGTGCTTGTGCTCTTTTATAGCGATCATCAGGCATCAATTTTGGGCCATCTTTCCATGTTTCATCAATATATACTCAAGGATCACCACGGACTCAGAAATGACGTTTCCATTGTGAACAAAAACAGGAACCTTCTCGTAGACAGGATTGTATTTTCGGAGCAGTTCACTTTTGTTAGCTAAATCTTCTTCCACATAATCGTAAGGTATACCCTTGAGTTTAAGTGCCAACTCCACCCTCTTCACAAAAGGGCTAGCCCACATCCCGTGTAGGATCACCTTGTGTTGCTCTGCCATAGCTAGCTCTTGATTTCTTTCTATTGTTCTCTATTAGTATACTTCAATATGATATGAATGGCAAAAGTGGGGGGTTATATAGATTCTAATTTGTTATGTCAGGACTTGTTAGTTATTAATAAGAACATATAATTCATGTTAGGATACAAGAGCACTTCTAGTCTTATATCCAAAGAGACTCATAGTATACATCTAAATCTTGGATTgccatttgaaattttgaacatAAATTATATGGGTAGGCAGTTTAATATTATATTCTAAGCTTCTAGCTTTGACTGAACCGATTTGGTTATCCTCAATGCAGCTTTGGTCAGTCATAGACACTTGACAAGTTCAGCACTAATTCAAGAAGGAATATACAAGGGAAGACTACATTAAaccaactaataataaaagttaactTTAGGTACCATTACACTAAATCAACTACAGTATTTCAAGTTTCAATCTCATTTTTGTTCAAATTTTTTCTGACAAAAAGTGAATGTTtgttatgataataataatttggatTTTAAGGTAAACAAACGcataaaaactatttaatttgGATTTCCTGgcagcaataataataataataataatagaataaaaacaAGGGCTAAATTCCAACGGATCCGGCGTGGACGGTTACAATTGACCAAAAGTGAAAGGGTCACACCTTCGGAATAAATGGATAAGAATAAGAttaattgaatttcaattttcaagtgTTAGTTAACCAACCAATAAAAATGTTTCCAACGAAAGAGTGAAGAAGCACCCGCACTGAGACATTTCCGTACCCTCGAATTTTTCGGAATTCGTATCGTATGTTAACAAACCAGAAACAAAGACACCCATAATTCCACTTCTGCGtcccaaacacaacaacaaatctaattccttcttcttcttcttcttcttttttttcttcaaattttcattCTCTGTATCATAGATCCTTCTTTCTTCGCTTACGCATTTCCAACGAAGAAGTTGCGTAACTTGATTCCATAGGGGCCCCACCACCACCCAagattttcatcattttttttgcgTTCGTTCTCGTACCAGTAAGTGACAAAATCTCTCTTCTTTCGTTCACATCTTGTTATTTTAACGACCTTTGTTAACCGCTATAACAGATTTTAattttctgattctttttctttttctttttgtgttttgtttatgAAAAGAGAAGATGGATTTAATTAGAGGAACtgtttgattgaattaaatCCCAAAGTTttgcttcattttctttcctttgaatTTGCACTGTTGCTTGATTTGTTATGCTTTAAACTGAAGATTCCGAAGGGAGCCGGGGGAATAACATGGGGTTGTGgtccattttaatttaattgatttacaGTTTGATGTGTTGAATGTTAAAGATCAGTTTAAATGAGATTGGTGAAGGAATTAATTTGTCACAAGGGTTTGAAATTGTGGATAGCATTGCAATGTGTGATTGCAGACCgcatcaaggttttaaattgcggttGTGTGATccttgattttgtgaaaaattgcgGACAAATGGGGCATCAATTGCAGTTGGGATGCGGTCACAAAGACTCCAAAAGCCTTGATGTTGCAGCTACAATTATGGTTGCAAATCGTTTTCTAAAACCCTGGACTGCATTAGGCAGCAGCCGGCAATAGCTGCAATGCAAATTCAACCACAATATGAAACccttatatatttgaattatataaattatttggtcTAGAGTGATTTTTAGTTGCAATGATTGTTGTGGTCATTGACTGAATTGATCTAAATGGACCATCTTGCTTGCTAGTAGTTCAATTCACATTTATGCCTTAATGTGTTTCACTTTAACAATGCAGAGTTTACATTATAAATATTCATCATGGTTACGAAAGGGAACCCTGGGGACAATAGAAATAACAGGAGTTCATTGTCTATTTTCATCATAGTTGGTTTGTGTGGTTTCTTCTATATATTGGGTTTGTGGCAACGAAGCGGTTTTGGAAAGGGAGACAGCATAGCTGTTGAGATTACTAAACATACAGATTGCAGTGTTCTCTCTGATCTAAACTATGAGACCCaccatgatgatgattctggaaCACCTAACAGTTCTGACACACAAGTCAGGGAGTTCAAGCCGTGTGATGATCGCTACATTGATTACACGCCTTGTCATGATCAAGCGCGAGCAATGACATTTCCCCGAGAAAATATGGCTTATAGAGAAAGGCATTGTCCTCCTGATGATGAAAAATTGTATTGTCTCATACCTGCCCCCAGAGGATATTCAACACCATTTTCATGGCCCAAGAGTCGTGATTATGTACCTTATGCAAATGCGCCTTACAAGAGCTTGACAGTTGAGAAGGCTGTGCAGAATTGGATACAATATGAAGGAAATGTTTTCAGGTTCCCAGGTGGTGGAACGCAGTTTCCCAAGGGAGCTGATGCTTATATTGATGAACTTGCATCTGTTATTCCATTGGACAATGGGATGGTTAGAACTGCATTGGATACTGGTTGTGGGGTACGTCAAATTATAAGTAATCATCCTTGTTTTGATTGCATTTATTTTGTTGGCCTCTACATAATGTTTGCATGAAGAAACTATTGTCCATAATGAGACATTCCTGGCTAATTGTAAGTTTTCCTAGGGGAACCTCCCACTTTTGAATGCTTCACCATGCAACATTTTCTTATTCATTGAAATacaatttgtttctttttcaaaagTTGAGTTTGAGCCCATATTTGTGCCCATTTATTGTATATTATAGCTTATTTGCTGATTATTGATGGTGCTAGGTTGCTAGTTTTGGTGCATACCtgtttaagaaaaatgttgttgCAATGTCAATTGCCCCAAGGGACTCTCATGAAGCTCAAGTTCAATTTGCTTTGGAAAGAGGTGTTCCAGCAATCATTGGTGTTCTTGGAACAATAATGCTGCCCTTCCCTTCTGGAGCTTTCGACATGGCACATTGTTCTCGCTGCTTGATTCAATGGGGTGCAAATGGTGAGAATAACTAAGATGTTTCGGCCTAGGAAAATTAAAGCAAATCTTTTGGAtcgataaataaattttttggtaTCTCTTTTGGAGATGATTCGACATGTTATTATGGCTTCTATGTACgacaaatatacattttttatgatatatgcATACATACTAATAATACAGCCTGATTCAGCTTGCATTGATTGTAAAGTTAACAACTTAAAAGGTTAGCTTGTTAATTACTTGGATTTGTTCACACTGGCCTTAGATAacctaaattaattttgagtacTTAAACTATGGCCTGGTTGTTTTTTTCAAAGCcccttttttcttataatagatTAATATCTGAGTTTTATTATTCACTGTGTTTCTTGGTTTCTTATTTactgtttgatgattgattaacAAAAGTAGTACTTTGGATTTATTGTTGTgagaaatatctttaaattgtATATATCAACTTCTATATCAGATGGAAAGTACATGAAGGAAGTTGACCGGGTTCTTAGACCTGGTGGTTACTGGATACTTTCTGGTCCTCCTATCAACTGGAAGAATAGCTTCCAAGCATGGCAACGTCCTGAAGATGAGCTTGAGGAGGAGCAACGGCAGATTGAGGATACTGCTAAACTACTATGCTGGGAAAAGAAATATGAGAAGGGTGAAATTGCGATctggagaaaaaaattacataatgatTGTAGTGAACAAGATACTCAACCACAAATTTGTGAAACCAAAAATTCTGATGATGTCTGGTAAATTATTTCTCTCATCTTTTGCcccttctctttttttgtttcactAATTAGTTAATACTTTATGTTCGGAAAATTATAtacctattattattattattactcttgCACCAGATTCTTTGTCAACTTGGAAGGACAATATgtatttcaatttaaataacTGATTGAATTTCTtgcaaattcatattttataagtaacaataatacattatttttgAGAAAATGATGAGCCTTTTTCTTCCTTGAGTTGCTACATATAGTGGCTAGTACCAAACTATTCCCTAAGCTTTCTTATTGGAATTTTGAAGGATACAAGAAGTTATATGCATTATGTAAGAATTATTTATTGGCTGGTAAAATGGTGTCTTTCAAGATGGAGAGTACTTGACAAACATTGTTTATCTAGGATcagatttcttcaatccttTGTGTAAAGTTACTAGTGTAGTCCTAACCTTTGGATTATGGACTATTGGTTTCAATAATAATTGTCTGAAAGGTCTGACAATGTATAGGtacaagaaaatgaaagattgtGTAACTCCTAGTAAACCTAGTGGTCCATGGAAGCCATTCCAAGAGAGACTCAATGTTGTTCCTTCCAGAATTACCAGTGGATTTGTTCCTGGTGTATCTGAGGAAGCATTTGAAGAGGACAACCGATTATGGAAGAAGCATGTGAATGCTTATAAACGGATCAACAAAATCATTAGCTCAGGGAGGTATCGCAACATAATGGACATGAATGCTGGTCTGGGAAGTTTTGCTGCTGCACTGGAATCTCCCAAATTATGGGTTATGAATGTTGTGCCCACAATTGCTGAGAAAGCTAACCTGGGTGTTATATTTGAGCGTGGATTGATTGGCATTTATCACGACTGGTAATGTGACATGGTTTCcttacctt encodes the following:
- the LOC114409725 gene encoding probable methyltransferase PMT2, with translation MVTKGNPGDNRNNRSSLSIFIIVGLCGFFYILGLWQRSGFGKGDSIAVEITKHTDCSVLSDLNYETHHDDDSGTPNSSDTQVREFKPCDDRYIDYTPCHDQARAMTFPRENMAYRERHCPPDDEKLYCLIPAPRGYSTPFSWPKSRDYVPYANAPYKSLTVEKAVQNWIQYEGNVFRFPGGGTQFPKGADAYIDELASVIPLDNGMVRTALDTGCGVASFGAYLFKKNVVAMSIAPRDSHEAQVQFALERGVPAIIGVLGTIMLPFPSGAFDMAHCSRCLIQWGANDGKYMKEVDRVLRPGGYWILSGPPINWKNSFQAWQRPEDELEEEQRQIEDTAKLLCWEKKYEKGEIAIWRKKLHNDCSEQDTQPQICETKNSDDVWYKKMKDCVTPSKPSGPWKPFQERLNVVPSRITSGFVPGVSEEAFEEDNRLWKKHVNAYKRINKIISSGRYRNIMDMNAGLGSFAAALESPKLWVMNVVPTIAEKANLGVIFERGLIGIYHDWCEAFSTYPRTYDLIHANGVFSLYKNVCNVEDILLEMDRILRPEGAVIFRDQADVLMQVKGIVKGMRWNTKMVDHEDGPLVSEKVLFAVKQYWVAGDNTTSSA